A segment of the Paraburkholderia fungorum genome:
TCTGTACAAACCGGCGGGCGGCGCAGCGCGTCTGGTGCAAAGCTTCACCGCCGATGCCGACAGCGGCAAGGCGCCCGGCATGGTGGAGACCGCGGGCGTGGGTGCCGCAGCGGGTGTTGTCGCGACATCGGCGGCAGTGGGTGGCAGCTTGCACGCCGTATCGGAAACGAAACGCGCGGGGGTGTCGGCGGATGCAAAACGTCTCGGCGATGCCGTCGCGAAACAGATCGCGCAGATTGGCGTCGCCGGTGGATGGCTTTCTACCTCACGTATGAAGGGCTGATCGCGGCGAATCGCATCACACACAAGCGCGCGTTGGGCAATGCAGCACTCGCCCAGGCGCGCTTCATTCAATTTCAAGCCTTCGTATAGCGCAGCCACACAGCATCGTGTTGCTGCTTCTCGACCGAGGTCAGCTTCAGATAAGCGGGTTTCTGCCACTTCTCCATCGCCACCTCGAACGACGATGGATGCTCGCTTCGACCATCCACCAACGGCACGATCAGCACGCTGACTTCGTCGACGAGACCGGCGTTCACGAACGCACCGCTCACATGCGCGCCGCCCTCGACAATCAGCTTCTTCACGCCGAGTTCGCTGGCCAGCGTTTGCACCACCTTGCCGAGATCGATCTCGCTCTTGCCGCCGAACACGTAAGACACGCCGATCGATTGCAGGTACGCGAGGAAGTCGTCGGGAACCTGCTCGGTCAGCACTTCGATCACATGCGATTTCAGCGCCGTGTTGCTCTTCCACGCGACACGTCCCTGCGGATCGATCGAAATCGCGTATTGCGACGCGTCGCGTTCAACGAAATGATCGGTGCGCGGAATCGCGCATTTTGCGAGGCCCCTGGGATAATCGGTGCCGTGCGAAATCTCCTGCATCGTCACGCGACCGCAGATCCAGCCATCGGCTTCGAAGGTGGCGGCGGTGGTTTCGTAGAGATCGCTGGCGAAGTCGAGGTTCCAGCCGTCAGTCAGACTGCGACCGTCGAGCGAGGACATCATGTGAGCGATGATATAGGGTTTCATGCGGGAGCCTCCGTGTAAGGTCGACGCGCGGGTTTGCGCGCAAGTCGATGAAAAGACCTTGCAGCAAGGGCTGTTCCGCGATCGACCGGCTACCCGGAAGCACAGCGTTTAACTCAGTACGACCCGCCATGATGCGGCGCGGGCCGTGCGTCGATCATCACGCGCAACGATTCGAGCCCACGACTGATCCAGCTTTTGACGGTGCCGATCGGCGCATCGAGCGCGTAGGCGATTTCCGATTGCGATTGCCCCCGAAAATACGCGAGCGCAATCGCCTGCCGCTGAACCGGCGTCAGACGGCCGAGATAGAGCGACAGCCGTTCGGCGTCCACGGAAAACTGCAGCGCAAAATCGTCGTCGGGATCGACCGGTGCGAGGTGCTCGTCGATATCTTCGACATAGAAACCGGAATACGCGTTGCGCCGCAAATAATCGAGCGCCTGATTCTTGACGATGGCCGACATCCACGTAGACGGCGACGACATCGCGCAATCGTACGTGCCGGCAAAGCGCCAGATTTTGATAAAGCCATCCTGCACCACTTCTTCCGCAGATTCGGTGGTGCGCGTCACCCGCAACGCGAGCCCGAACAGCGATTTCGCGGAGACGCGGTACAACGCCTCGAACGCGCCCGCATCGTGCTTCGCGACGCGCCTGAGCAGCGCCGCGAGATACGCGTTCTTTTCCTGCAGCCCGAGCGCGCCCGCGGCCGCATCCTGCGAAGCATCATGTTGCATGGCGCCTCCTGTGCGACGGTGCGTGCTACTCGTGAGCGTCGTGAGCGGACTGCGGCGGCTGCGGTTCGGCGAACCCGAACCAGCCTTCTTCGCGCGCGACCCGTTCGAGCGCGGCTTCGACCATCGCGCAGGCCCGATTGCTGACGTCGCCGAGGTAGCGATGCAGCGCGGCGTCCTGAGCGGAGCGCGATGTGCATGTGTCGCTATAGCGTTCGAACGCCGACAGCTTCATCACCAGTTCTACGAGGTGGCGCGGACATTCGCATGCAATCGTCGACGAGCGGGTTGCCATGGATTCGAGTTCGCTGTCTTCGTAACGGCGGCCGACGCGCGACCACACGACGTCGTCGCCACTACGTTCCTGAAGATGGACGCGCTCGCACAGGTCGGCCAGCATCTGGCGGAATTCGGTGCGGCTTTCCGCCTCGCGATGCAGACGCACACCCGCCGCGCGCAATATTTCCGCTGCCGGGCCGGTGCCGAAGCCGTAGACCACGGCGATCGCCTTCGCGCGAACCACGCCGCCGAGCGCGATGATCTGCGTGGCCACGTCTTCCTGCAGCGAGTCGACGCTCACCAGCAGCGCGTCGAGCGCCCCCGGGCGTTCGCCGTTGTCGTTTGCGGCGGTGGCTTCAGCGAGATCGTCAAAGGTGGTCAGCGTGGTTACGCCGTATTGCTGCAAGTCGACACCCGCACTTTGCAGATGCTGCGCAAGCTGACTACCGACGAAGGCCATGCGGATTTCGCCCGGCACGCCGTGGTCCACGTGCGCAGAAGCGCCGTCACCCGGATTACGCGATGCGAGCATTTGCAACTGTTCACGGTCGAGCCGCGCAATCGCGCCGATTGCGTGACCCCGGTTGACCAGCAATTTGATCAACGTGAGTCGCCGGACGTCGTCTTCCGAATACAGACGCTGACCTGATGCGGTCTTGGCCGGCCCGACCACTCCGTAACGACGCTCCCAGATGCGCAGAGTCGTGACCGGCATTTTTGCCAGACGGGCTGCTTCGCCGCTTCGGTAGCTGTGCTTATCGGAATTACGCTCGATATTTGAAGTCATGATGAAACGTCCCATAATTCGTTTTTCGATTCAAGAATACGCGAATTAGCGGTCTTTTGAAACGTTTTATCGATTCAATATCGATATTGAAACGGGGTTTTGATGCACCGGTGTTTCGAAGGCTGTTCTGCTTAAGACGCGCAGGCGCAGCCAGCCGGGATGGTCGCGCGGAGCAAGAGACCGCGCGGTCAGATTGGGCTACCTGGAGGGCTTTAGATTTCGTAACGCCGCCGCGAGGAGTGGCGAGCAAATGAAGGTCAGGCGGCCGAGCGCGTTGCGTCCGCAATCTCAAAATCGCCACCGAAAGCGATTCAGCGAAACAATTACGAGTCATGACGAAACGCATTACGAGACACAGCGACCACACTCATATCAAAACAATTTTTTAACCCCGCCAGAGATTCCGCATCAACGCCAGCAACGCAGTCGGCGCCGTGCCTTTTTGACAATAACCATCGAAATTGTGGCGCGCCTTACCGGTCTCCTTGACGTGATCCTCGTCGAGCGACGTAAACGCGACGATCCCCAGACTGGGCGTCGGCAGATAACTGCGTAGCGCACTCGCGGTTTCGTAACCGTCGCGCTCCGGCATCATGATGTCGAGCACCACCACGTCGGGCACCCAGTCTTTCACGCAGCGCAGCGCCGCCGCGCAGCCATTGGCCGAGCGGGCCTCCACGCCTTCATAGGACAGATAGGTGGCGAGCGCCTCGGCCGCACCCGCGTTGTCGTCGACGACAAGAACGCGCGGCACTTCGTGTAACAACCGGACCTCGCGGGCGCTCCATCTTTTGCAGGTAGACGGTGTTCGGGACATGCAGGCAACTCGCGATCAAAAAACGTCTGTTGCAACCAGCAAACCACGTGCCAACTTGTCTTCCCCGCAGGCCCCGACACGCTCTCCGCCCACCAGCGCAGCGCACCGGAAGCGCTTCCAGACTAGCCATGTTGCATAGCCGCAACATAAGCGACGTCAACGTTATTTTCAATAATAATGATTCGCATTTGCACTATAATTCTCGCCGACCACGAGTTGTAAGCGTGTACAGAATCGCGCGAAAGCCGTGCCAGTACGCGTAAGCAGCCAGAAAAATGCCGCCCGGATTCCACACGCGCCCCGGGACGGAAGATCGACGACCACCCAAATTTCCACTTCATGTCAGCTTCACGTTTGCACGAACCGCAGGTTGCGCCTGCCAAAACGGCCGCCAGCCGCGCCGCTATCCTCGCCGCCATCGCAGTCGCGTTCAGCATGCCGGCAGTGGCATTTGCCCAGTCGACCGACACGACTTCCGCTCCTAACAGCACGTTGCCCGCCGTCAAGGTTCAGGCTGCTAAAGACACGCTCCCCGGCGATCTGTCGCGTGCGCTGCCAGGTGGACAGGTTGCGAGTGGCGCGCAAATCGGCGTGTTGGGTCAGCAGAAGCTGATTGACGTGCCGTTCTCGGTCACAAGCTATACATCCAAGCTTATTCAGGACCAGCAGGCGCACACGATTGCCGACATCGTCGCCAATGACCCTGCCGTCCGCACTGCGTTGGGTTACGGCAACTTCGCCGAGACTTACATCATTCGTGGCTTCGAAGTCTATTCGGACGACATCGGCCTTAACGGCATGTACGGCCTGACACCGCGCCAGATGCTCAACACGGGCGCAATCGAACGTGTCGACGTCTTCAAGGGCGCCAACGCTTTCGTCAACGGCGCAGCGCCCGGCGGTTCGAACGTCGGGGGAAGCATCAACGTTCAGACGAAGGTGGCTGACGACAAGCCGCTGACTCAGGTCACGGTCGAGGGCAGCGCATCCGGCGAGCTTGGCACGCATGTGGACGTGGGTCGCCGCTTCGGCTCGAATGACCAGTTCGGCATTCGCGTCAATCAAACCGTCGAAGGCGGCGACACGGCCGTGGACCGCGAAAGCCGCAACGATCAGCAGACCGCCATTTCGCTCGACTACCGCGGCGACAAGCTGCGTCTGTATGCCGACTTCCTTTATCAGAAGGAGCACATCACAGAAGGCCGGCCTGGCGTCTTCGTGACGGGTGACGAGGTCCCGTCCACCCCCTCCGCGAGCTATAACTACGCGCAGCCGTGGACCTACTCGACGATGGAAGACACCGTCGGCATGCTGCGTGGCGAATACGACATCGCCCCGAACTGGACCTTTTACGCAGGCCTTGGCACGCGCCACACCACTGAAAATGGTGACTACTCGACGGTGGCCTACGACGAAGGCAGCGCGCTCGGCTATCGCATGGGCACGATTCACAAGGAGTACTCGCTGGCGGCGCAAACCGGCGTGCGCGGCAAGTTCGACACGGGTCCGGTCACGCACGCCGTGAACTTCGGCTGGCAGATCAATCGTCTCGCGGCATATAACGCGTACAACTTCTCCGATTTCGGCGCCGAGTTCCCGACCAGCCTGTACAACACGCCGATGGTTCCGCGTCCGGAAACCGCATCGGGCGCGGGCGATTTCGCGGACCCGGGACTGACCAGCACGACGCTGATGCGCAGCTTCGTCGTGTCGGACACGATGGGCTTCTTCGGCAACCGCTTCCTGTTCACAGTGGGCGCGCGTCATCAGAACATCGTCCAGAACGGTTACGACTACGGCACCGAAGTACAGAACGCAGCGTACAACCAGTCGGCCACCACGCCGATTCTCGGCGCGGTCTACAAGATCCAGCCGAATCTGTCGGTCTACGCGAACCGCAGCGAAAGTCTCGTGCAGGGCGGCACCGCGCCGAGCACCGCGATCAACGTCGGCGCGATCACGTCGCCGTTCCGCGCGAAGCAATATGAAGCCGGTATCAAGTACGACGCCAATCATTTCGGCGGAGCCTTCGCGATCTACCAGATCAAGCAGCAGGTTGCTTACACGGACAGCGCGACGGGCATCTACGGCGCCAACGGCGAGCAGCGTCATCGCGGCATCGAGTTTTCGATGTACGGCGAACCGCTCAAGGGCTTGCGCCTGATCGGCGGTGTGTCGTATATCAACGCGACGCTGCAGGACACGGACGGCGGCACGGAAAACGGCAATCGCCCGATCGGCGTACCGGCATGGACGTTCAATGCCAACGTCGAGTACGACATTCCCCACGTCAACGGTCTGACGCTGATGGGACGCGCGCTCTGGACGAGCACGCAATATCTCGATCAGGCAAACACCCAGCAGGTGCCGTCGTGGACGCGCTTTGATGTCGGTGCGCGCTACCAGACCAGCGTGTTCAAACACAACACCAGTTTCAAGGTCATGGTGACCAACCTCGCCAACCGATCGTACTGGTCGTCGGCCCTGGGCGGCTATCTGACGCAGGCTGAGCCTCGTACGGCCTGGTTCTCGGTCACGACGGACTTCTGATGCAATTGATGCCAGGGGGCAGCATTGCCCCCTGGCATCAGCCGCGTACCGTACCTGAACATCGGTCCACGGTTCGCGGTTTCA
Coding sequences within it:
- a CDS encoding RibD family protein, which produces MKPYIIAHMMSSLDGRSLTDGWNLDFASDLYETTAATFEADGWICGRVTMQEISHGTDYPRGLAKCAIPRTDHFVERDASQYAISIDPQGRVAWKSNTALKSHVIEVLTEQVPDDFLAYLQSIGVSYVFGGKSEIDLGKVVQTLASELGVKKLIVEGGAHVSGAFVNAGLVDEVSVLIVPLVDGRSEHPSSFEVAMEKWQKPAYLKLTSVEKQQHDAVWLRYTKA
- a CDS encoding MerR family transcriptional regulator; this encodes MTSNIERNSDKHSYRSGEAARLAKMPVTTLRIWERRYGVVGPAKTASGQRLYSEDDVRRLTLIKLLVNRGHAIGAIARLDREQLQMLASRNPGDGASAHVDHGVPGEIRMAFVGSQLAQHLQSAGVDLQQYGVTTLTTFDDLAEATAANDNGERPGALDALLVSVDSLQEDVATQIIALGGVVRAKAIAVVYGFGTGPAAEILRAAGVRLHREAESRTEFRQMLADLCERVHLQERSGDDVVWSRVGRRYEDSELESMATRSSTIACECPRHLVELVMKLSAFERYSDTCTSRSAQDAALHRYLGDVSNRACAMVEAALERVAREEGWFGFAEPQPPQSAHDAHE
- a CDS encoding response regulator, with product MSRTPSTCKRWSAREVRLLHEVPRVLVVDDNAGAAEALATYLSYEGVEARSANGCAAALRCVKDWVPDVVVLDIMMPERDGYETASALRSYLPTPSLGIVAFTSLDEDHVKETGKARHNFDGYCQKGTAPTALLALMRNLWRG
- a CDS encoding TonB-dependent receptor, producing the protein MSASRLHEPQVAPAKTAASRAAILAAIAVAFSMPAVAFAQSTDTTSAPNSTLPAVKVQAAKDTLPGDLSRALPGGQVASGAQIGVLGQQKLIDVPFSVTSYTSKLIQDQQAHTIADIVANDPAVRTALGYGNFAETYIIRGFEVYSDDIGLNGMYGLTPRQMLNTGAIERVDVFKGANAFVNGAAPGGSNVGGSINVQTKVADDKPLTQVTVEGSASGELGTHVDVGRRFGSNDQFGIRVNQTVEGGDTAVDRESRNDQQTAISLDYRGDKLRLYADFLYQKEHITEGRPGVFVTGDEVPSTPSASYNYAQPWTYSTMEDTVGMLRGEYDIAPNWTFYAGLGTRHTTENGDYSTVAYDEGSALGYRMGTIHKEYSLAAQTGVRGKFDTGPVTHAVNFGWQINRLAAYNAYNFSDFGAEFPTSLYNTPMVPRPETASGAGDFADPGLTSTTLMRSFVVSDTMGFFGNRFLFTVGARHQNIVQNGYDYGTEVQNAAYNQSATTPILGAVYKIQPNLSVYANRSESLVQGGTAPSTAINVGAITSPFRAKQYEAGIKYDANHFGGAFAIYQIKQQVAYTDSATGIYGANGEQRHRGIEFSMYGEPLKGLRLIGGVSYINATLQDTDGGTENGNRPIGVPAWTFNANVEYDIPHVNGLTLMGRALWTSTQYLDQANTQQVPSWTRFDVGARYQTSVFKHNTSFKVMVTNLANRSYWSSALGGYLTQAEPRTAWFSVTTDF
- a CDS encoding RNA polymerase sigma factor is translated as MQHDASQDAAAGALGLQEKNAYLAALLRRVAKHDAGAFEALYRVSAKSLFGLALRVTRTTESAEEVVQDGFIKIWRFAGTYDCAMSSPSTWMSAIVKNQALDYLRRNAYSGFYVEDIDEHLAPVDPDDDFALQFSVDAERLSLYLGRLTPVQRQAIALAYFRGQSQSEIAYALDAPIGTVKSWISRGLESLRVMIDARPAPHHGGSY